Proteins encoded together in one Planctopirus ephydatiae window:
- a CDS encoding error-prone DNA polymerase — protein MSYAELHCLTNFSFLEAASHPDEMVARAAQLGYSALAVTDINSLAGVVRANTATKDHPPLKLIIGSEIRPVDASPIVVWVKDRRGYANLCRLITTGRRRAPKGECHLTLDDIAQHAEGLLAGVVPPVHCEEFSIDDAYRYRDIFGEAFLLAELHRGPHDRYRREWLQDLSRQTNLPLVAAGNVLFHVPDRKPLHDVLTAIRLGTTVAQVGEALQTNAQRHLRPLDSLKAIYGDIPGALERTLMIAEQCTFSLDELRYEYPEELAPPGFSPIQYLQHLTWQGAEQRYPHGLPEKIRHLLEHELNLIEELRYEPYFLTVWDIVRFARSRDILCQGRGSAANSAVCYCLGITAVDPERIDVLFERFISRERDEAPDIDVDFEHERREEVLQYLYDKYGRERAGIAAVTITYRPRSAIRDVGKALGFSLDLVDRLAKNADHYRASDDFRLRCQEAGLDIRSITGRQFVHLVQELLGFPRHLSQHVGGMVITRGPLHELVPIENAAMDGRTVVQWNKDDLDDLGILKVDCLALGMLTAIRKCFALVESTTGKTLTLASIPEGDERVYDMICRADTMGVFQIESRAQMSMLPRLKPRCYYDLVIEVAIVRPGPIQGDMVHPYLRRRFGEEEETYPNEAIQRVLKKTLGVPLFQEQCMQLAIVAAGFTPGEADQLRRAMGAWRRPGVIDQFRQKLLDGMKQHGLEGEFAERVFQQIRGFGEYGFPESHAASFALLVYVSAWLKYHFPAQFTAAVINSQPMGFYAPSQLVQDVRKHHIEVRPVDVNYSEWDCTLEQESLRLGFCLIKGLQESAALTVVESRLDGLFTSMHDFLRRTSLPQAQVERLAEADALASLNQTRREAIWNALSVSKKPRQRTLFDDLEPEEEPEATLPTMAPEEEVHADYRMTGLSLRSHPLAFHRERLETLGIIPAERLAHVPNDTLVKVAGIVLMRQRPSTAKGITFVTIEDETGTANLVVHIQTWERFRKITRHSQAWIVHGHVECKETVIHVIVRRLEDLSARLSSVPLKSRDFR, from the coding sequence ATGTCCTACGCCGAACTGCATTGCCTGACCAACTTCTCGTTTCTGGAAGCAGCGTCTCATCCCGACGAGATGGTGGCCCGTGCTGCTCAATTGGGCTACTCAGCACTGGCAGTCACTGACATCAACTCGCTCGCAGGCGTGGTACGAGCCAACACAGCCACCAAGGATCATCCACCACTCAAGTTGATTATCGGGTCCGAAATCCGCCCAGTCGATGCCTCGCCAATCGTGGTGTGGGTCAAGGATCGTCGAGGTTACGCCAACCTCTGTCGGCTCATCACGACTGGTCGACGACGGGCACCGAAGGGAGAATGTCATCTCACTTTGGACGACATCGCTCAGCACGCTGAGGGGCTACTCGCGGGCGTGGTTCCGCCTGTGCACTGTGAAGAGTTTTCCATCGACGACGCTTACCGGTATCGAGACATCTTCGGTGAAGCATTTCTACTGGCCGAACTGCATCGAGGTCCGCACGACCGCTACCGGCGTGAGTGGCTGCAAGACCTGTCTCGACAAACGAACCTCCCACTTGTGGCAGCGGGCAACGTGCTGTTTCACGTCCCTGACCGCAAGCCGCTGCATGATGTTCTGACAGCGATCCGGCTTGGCACGACGGTTGCCCAAGTCGGGGAAGCCCTTCAGACCAACGCCCAGCGTCATCTGCGTCCACTGGATTCACTCAAGGCGATCTATGGCGACATACCAGGGGCGTTGGAACGGACGTTGATGATTGCCGAACAATGTACGTTCTCGCTCGATGAACTCCGCTACGAGTACCCTGAAGAACTCGCTCCACCCGGCTTCTCGCCGATTCAATACCTGCAACATCTGACGTGGCAGGGAGCCGAACAGAGATATCCGCACGGTTTGCCGGAGAAGATCCGACACCTTTTGGAACACGAACTGAACCTGATCGAAGAACTCCGCTATGAGCCGTACTTCCTTACGGTCTGGGACATCGTGCGTTTTGCCCGGTCCCGTGACATTCTCTGCCAAGGCCGAGGATCGGCAGCAAACTCGGCAGTTTGTTATTGCCTGGGAATTACTGCCGTTGATCCTGAACGGATCGATGTGCTCTTCGAGCGGTTCATCAGCCGGGAACGGGACGAAGCTCCCGACATCGATGTCGATTTCGAGCACGAACGCCGGGAAGAGGTCTTGCAGTACCTCTACGATAAGTACGGAAGGGAACGAGCGGGGATCGCCGCCGTCACGATTACCTACCGCCCCCGTTCGGCGATTCGGGATGTGGGCAAGGCCTTAGGGTTCTCGCTCGATCTGGTGGATCGACTGGCCAAGAACGCAGACCACTACCGGGCGTCCGACGATTTCCGCCTGCGGTGCCAGGAGGCGGGACTCGATATCCGGTCAATCACCGGTCGGCAGTTTGTGCATCTCGTGCAGGAACTTCTCGGCTTCCCTCGACATCTCTCACAGCACGTCGGCGGGATGGTCATCACACGAGGTCCTCTGCATGAACTTGTTCCCATCGAGAATGCGGCGATGGATGGACGCACGGTCGTGCAATGGAATAAGGACGATCTTGACGATCTTGGCATCCTCAAAGTCGATTGTCTGGCACTAGGGATGTTGACCGCTATTCGCAAGTGCTTCGCTCTGGTCGAATCGACGACCGGCAAGACCCTCACGCTGGCGAGTATTCCCGAAGGAGATGAACGTGTCTATGACATGATCTGCCGTGCCGACACGATGGGAGTGTTTCAGATTGAGAGCCGGGCCCAGATGTCGATGCTCCCCAGGCTCAAGCCACGCTGTTACTACGATCTCGTGATCGAGGTCGCTATCGTGCGTCCGGGTCCCATTCAAGGTGACATGGTTCACCCGTACCTGCGACGACGTTTCGGTGAAGAAGAGGAGACGTATCCCAATGAAGCGATCCAGCGAGTGCTGAAGAAGACGCTTGGCGTCCCGCTCTTCCAAGAGCAGTGTATGCAACTGGCGATTGTGGCGGCGGGATTTACTCCGGGGGAAGCCGATCAATTGCGTCGAGCAATGGGAGCATGGAGACGCCCCGGCGTCATCGACCAGTTCCGTCAAAAGCTGCTCGATGGCATGAAACAGCATGGACTGGAAGGGGAGTTCGCCGAACGGGTCTTTCAGCAGATTCGTGGTTTCGGGGAGTATGGCTTTCCAGAAAGCCATGCAGCCAGCTTCGCCTTATTAGTCTACGTCTCGGCATGGCTCAAGTACCACTTTCCCGCGCAATTCACGGCGGCGGTCATCAACAGTCAGCCCATGGGATTCTACGCTCCATCTCAACTGGTGCAGGATGTTCGCAAACATCATATCGAGGTTCGACCGGTGGACGTGAACTACAGCGAGTGGGATTGCACGCTGGAACAGGAGAGTCTTCGTCTTGGTTTTTGTCTCATCAAAGGGTTACAGGAATCTGCCGCTTTGACCGTTGTAGAAAGCCGACTTGATGGCCTTTTCACGTCGATGCATGATTTCCTTCGTCGCACATCACTCCCTCAAGCCCAGGTTGAACGACTGGCGGAAGCGGACGCTCTGGCAAGCCTGAATCAGACTCGCCGGGAAGCGATCTGGAATGCGTTGTCGGTCTCGAAAAAACCTCGGCAGAGAACGCTTTTCGACGATCTCGAACCGGAGGAGGAACCAGAGGCAACTTTACCGACAATGGCCCCCGAAGAAGAAGTTCATGCCGACTACCGGATGACGGGTCTCTCTCTGCGGTCTCATCCTTTGGCGTTCCACCGAGAGCGGCTTGAAACGCTGGGAATCATTCCGGCAGAACGTCTCGCTCACGTCCCCAATGACACGCTCGTAAAAGTCGCTGGGATCGTACTGATGCGGCAGCGTCCCAGCACTGCCAAAGGAATCACCTTTGTGACTATTGAGGATGAGACCGGCACGGCCAATCTCGTTGTTCACATTCAGACATGGGAACGCTTTCGAAAGATTACCCGCCATTCTCAAGCCTGGATTGTCCACGGACACGTCGAATGTAAGGAGACTGTGATTCACGTCATCGTCCGACGCCTCGAAGACCTTTCAGCTCGACTTTCCTCAGTGCCACTAAAGTCACGGGACTTCAGGTAA
- the purE gene encoding 5-(carboxyamino)imidazole ribonucleotide mutase: MQTPPSVPLVGVIMGSRSDWETMRVATEVLMSFGVLFESKIVSAHRTPEWMCEYARSAEERGIKVIIAGAGGAAHLPGMVASQTILPVLGVPVQSKSLQGLDSLLSIVQMPGGIPVGTLAIGEAGARNAALLAIRILAIYDSSLADRLHQFHHEQRTKVLSETLP; encoded by the coding sequence ATGCAGACACCTCCTTCAGTTCCACTGGTTGGCGTGATCATGGGGAGCCGCTCCGATTGGGAAACCATGCGGGTAGCGACAGAAGTGCTCATGAGTTTTGGTGTACTTTTCGAATCGAAGATAGTCTCTGCCCATCGTACTCCGGAGTGGATGTGCGAATATGCCAGGTCGGCCGAGGAGCGCGGCATTAAGGTCATCATTGCTGGAGCCGGAGGTGCTGCCCATCTTCCCGGAATGGTGGCCAGCCAAACCATTTTGCCAGTACTGGGAGTTCCTGTTCAGAGCAAGTCGCTGCAAGGGCTGGATTCACTGCTTTCAATCGTGCAGATGCCGGGTGGCATCCCTGTTGGAACATTGGCGATTGGCGAAGCGGGCGCGCGCAATGCCGCCTTATTGGCAATCCGCATACTGGCAATTTACGATTCTTCGCTGGCAGATCGCCTGCATCAATTCCATCACGAACAGCGGACGAAAGTCCTCTCTGAGACGCTTCCATGA
- a CDS encoding NADH-quinone oxidoreductase subunit C, with protein sequence MFSPTFEFSLLEQQLPGGSVRLVEATTGDSWIELKSHALRQACQLLRDHQDCQFNVLSDLTAVDWFSPAGKKPVIADPRFEVVYHLLSLSRRQTLTLKVILPRPGGDELSKDAELPEIPSIADLWLAANWHEREAFDMFGIRFKGHPDLRRILCPEDWEGYPLRKDYEFPLEYHGIRGR encoded by the coding sequence ATGTTCAGTCCGACTTTTGAATTCTCTCTGCTAGAGCAACAACTCCCGGGTGGTTCCGTCCGCCTGGTTGAAGCAACCACCGGCGACTCCTGGATCGAACTGAAGAGCCATGCCCTTCGCCAGGCCTGCCAGTTACTGCGAGATCACCAGGATTGCCAGTTCAATGTTCTTTCGGATCTGACAGCCGTTGACTGGTTCAGCCCGGCAGGGAAAAAACCGGTCATTGCCGACCCACGTTTCGAAGTCGTCTATCACCTGCTTTCACTCTCTCGTCGGCAGACACTGACTTTGAAAGTGATTTTGCCTCGACCAGGTGGAGATGAACTGTCCAAGGACGCTGAACTCCCCGAGATCCCGTCGATTGCCGACCTTTGGCTGGCGGCCAATTGGCACGAGCGCGAAGCCTTCGATATGTTTGGAATTCGTTTTAAGGGGCATCCCGATTTACGGCGGATTCTTTGTCCAGAAGACTGGGAAGGGTATCCACTTCGCAAGGATTATGAGTTCCCGCTGGAATATCACGGAATTCGCGGACGATGA
- a CDS encoding SOS response-associated peptidase, whose amino-acid sequence MCGRYTLRTHLNQLLQLYAAQSQVEWEPRYNIAPTQQVAAVRSIPDSTSRELVLLRWGLVPAWADDLKIGNHMINARAETLAEKPSFKTALRRRRCLVLADGFYEWRQEGKIKQPLFTRMKDAKPFAFAGLWERWTKSGTPIETCTIITTSANTLMSELHDRMPAILSQAAADVWLDQDIEQPEPLLSLLGPYPDDEMEAYPVSTLVNSPKNESSECIVPIASK is encoded by the coding sequence ATGTGCGGTCGGTACACCCTCAGAACTCATCTCAACCAACTGCTCCAACTCTATGCTGCCCAGTCGCAGGTCGAGTGGGAGCCACGCTATAACATCGCTCCCACACAGCAGGTCGCTGCGGTCCGTTCCATCCCTGATTCGACTTCACGGGAACTGGTGCTGTTGCGATGGGGACTGGTACCGGCCTGGGCGGACGACCTCAAAATCGGCAACCACATGATCAATGCCCGTGCGGAGACTCTCGCCGAAAAACCGTCGTTCAAGACCGCACTGAGACGGCGTCGCTGTCTCGTCCTGGCGGACGGCTTCTACGAATGGAGGCAGGAAGGCAAAATAAAACAGCCCCTCTTCACTCGCATGAAGGACGCAAAACCGTTTGCATTCGCCGGTCTTTGGGAACGCTGGACGAAATCCGGCACGCCCATCGAGACCTGCACGATCATTACAACGAGTGCTAACACCCTCATGTCAGAACTGCATGACCGCATGCCCGCCATCCTTTCCCAAGCCGCTGCTGATGTCTGGCTGGATCAGGACATCGAACAACCAGAGCCGCTGCTTTCGCTCCTCGGCCCTTATCCCGACGATGAGATGGAGGCTTATCCCGTCAGCACGCTGGTCAATTCGCCGAAGAATGAATCCAGCGAATGCATCGTGCCCATCGCATCGAAGTAA
- a CDS encoding NADH-quinone oxidoreductase subunit D: MPQSADQRIIELDVRTDEMLVNMGPQHPSTHGVLRLVLRTDGEIVHEVIPHLGYLHRCAEKIGEHLAPPQWVPYTDRMDYLAAMNMNLGFSLTVEKLVSQVAPPKAQLIRVFVAELNRIASHLLGMGAYGLDLGSFTPFLYGFREREIILDLLEEVCGARLTYSYVTPGGVTHDLPEAIPIPPGLAMLTGRPAGATISWVNAVILFLDWLGPRIDDYHTLLTENHIFVQRTAGLGVLTREKAISYGCSGPVLRGSGVEFDLRRHGDKVYTSLYEKFEFEIPTAPFRNAPREVIVGDNWCRFYVRMLEVTQSMRILRQAADLWTIGGVSQDLAGHKIPYRLTTKLPAAEVYLETECPRGQMGFYVIGNGAAEPLRTRAKSSSFCNLSVISELCQGVLLADIPSIAGSLDIVMGEIDR; the protein is encoded by the coding sequence ATGCCTCAATCTGCCGACCAGAGGATTATCGAACTTGACGTTCGCACCGACGAAATGCTGGTCAATATGGGGCCGCAACACCCCAGCACGCATGGTGTTTTGCGACTGGTTCTTCGCACTGATGGTGAAATTGTTCACGAAGTCATTCCTCACCTGGGATATCTGCATCGCTGTGCCGAAAAAATCGGTGAGCATCTCGCACCTCCCCAGTGGGTCCCTTACACAGACCGCATGGATTATCTCGCGGCCATGAACATGAACCTGGGTTTCTCACTCACAGTGGAGAAACTCGTGTCGCAGGTGGCTCCTCCAAAAGCTCAGTTAATCCGGGTCTTTGTCGCTGAGCTCAACCGCATTGCCAGCCATCTTCTCGGGATGGGTGCCTACGGGCTCGACCTGGGTTCATTTACCCCTTTTCTTTATGGGTTTCGCGAGCGAGAAATCATTCTTGACCTGCTGGAAGAGGTTTGCGGTGCTCGACTGACTTACAGCTACGTCACTCCGGGTGGAGTCACTCACGATCTCCCCGAAGCCATCCCGATTCCACCTGGTCTGGCGATGCTCACCGGCAGGCCTGCAGGTGCCACGATCTCGTGGGTCAACGCCGTGATTCTCTTCCTCGATTGGCTGGGCCCCAGAATCGATGACTACCATACACTCCTGACAGAAAACCACATTTTCGTCCAAAGGACAGCCGGCCTGGGAGTGTTGACTCGCGAGAAAGCCATCTCTTACGGCTGCTCAGGGCCCGTGCTTCGCGGGAGTGGAGTGGAGTTCGATCTTCGTCGTCATGGAGATAAAGTCTATACCTCCCTCTACGAAAAGTTCGAGTTCGAGATCCCCACGGCCCCTTTTCGCAATGCTCCGCGGGAAGTCATTGTGGGGGATAACTGGTGTCGTTTTTATGTCCGCATGCTGGAAGTCACACAATCGATGCGCATCTTGCGGCAAGCAGCCGATCTATGGACGATTGGCGGAGTTTCTCAGGATCTCGCCGGACACAAAATCCCCTATCGGCTGACAACGAAACTTCCTGCTGCCGAAGTTTATCTGGAAACAGAATGTCCTCGCGGCCAGATGGGTTTCTACGTCATCGGCAATGGAGCTGCCGAACCTCTCCGGACTCGAGCAAAGAGCTCCTCGTTCTGCAATCTCTCGGTGATCAGCGAACTCTGCCAGGGAGTCCTCCTGGCCGACATCCCCTCGATCGCCGGCTCTCTCGATATCGTGATGGGCGAGATCGATCGATAA
- a CDS encoding Y-family DNA polymerase, with translation MRTGTQRILCLWFPEWTLQRLVVARPELDRCLLLLTERMQQGEFVRYGNRLAQKRGVRVGMPVSEARTFFRPRDRIIMEAVQPPQDRQALIELALRCERFSFRIGLEETDHPESILMDVTGVAQFFSGEQGLAEELARALSNKRYNSRIAISETIGSAWAAAHFLAGPLQPVVIPAGELNRLEPMPVMGLRLDDSTLTKLQRLGIQTIRQVLALDRASLTSRFGAEIVTRLDQLRGRRPETITPCHPLPTYRVERNLEEGISHPEAIQQLWSLLLRQLLDLLTPKCLGTRHLECRFIMEDRTSQSLSLRLCEATNDQQHIADLLRLQQEKLRLSSPVVVLIIEALDVSPLETIQQELFDGGTRGHARQFSMLVNRLSSRLGAEAVLVPCLLPDPVPERAVQMHRVSDANSAESTTFPARFHGVDRPTALFPEPRPVEVIAMLPDGPPAVMFWQGIRFDISYSTEPERIESGWWDGEYVCRDYYRVETSSGQWLWVFRHLQDHLWFWHGEFF, from the coding sequence ATGAGAACAGGAACTCAGCGAATCCTCTGCCTCTGGTTCCCCGAATGGACGTTGCAACGACTCGTCGTCGCTCGACCGGAACTTGACCGATGTCTCCTCTTGCTGACCGAGCGGATGCAGCAAGGAGAGTTCGTTCGCTATGGCAATCGACTGGCTCAGAAACGTGGCGTGCGGGTGGGAATGCCGGTCTCGGAAGCCAGGACGTTTTTCCGACCTCGCGACCGCATCATTATGGAAGCTGTCCAGCCTCCACAGGATCGACAGGCACTCATTGAACTCGCACTGCGTTGCGAGCGGTTCAGCTTTCGTATTGGACTGGAAGAGACCGACCACCCCGAAAGCATCCTGATGGATGTGACCGGGGTCGCCCAATTCTTTTCCGGTGAGCAGGGACTCGCCGAAGAATTGGCTCGGGCACTCTCAAACAAGCGTTACAACAGTCGCATCGCCATCAGCGAGACCATCGGCTCAGCATGGGCAGCGGCTCATTTTCTGGCAGGTCCGCTTCAGCCAGTCGTTATCCCCGCAGGAGAACTCAACCGGCTGGAACCAATGCCTGTGATGGGGCTGCGGTTAGACGACTCCACGCTGACGAAGCTGCAGCGGCTGGGCATCCAGACCATTCGTCAGGTGCTGGCACTGGATCGTGCTTCGCTGACAAGCCGCTTCGGAGCAGAAATTGTTACTCGCCTTGATCAACTCAGAGGACGACGCCCGGAGACGATCACCCCTTGCCATCCGCTGCCAACGTATCGAGTCGAGCGAAATCTCGAAGAGGGCATTTCTCACCCGGAAGCCATTCAACAACTCTGGTCTCTGCTGCTGCGACAACTGCTGGACTTGCTCACCCCGAAATGCCTCGGCACTCGCCATCTGGAATGCCGGTTTATCATGGAAGACCGTACCTCACAATCGTTGAGCCTTCGTCTCTGCGAAGCAACCAACGATCAGCAGCACATCGCCGATCTGCTGCGGCTCCAACAGGAAAAACTGCGGCTTTCATCTCCGGTCGTCGTTCTGATCATAGAAGCGCTGGACGTGTCCCCTCTCGAAACCATCCAACAGGAGTTGTTCGACGGAGGTACACGAGGTCATGCACGGCAATTCTCGATGCTCGTGAATCGTCTCAGCAGCCGTCTGGGAGCAGAAGCAGTTCTCGTCCCCTGTTTGCTTCCCGATCCTGTTCCCGAGAGGGCGGTGCAAATGCATCGGGTATCCGATGCAAACTCTGCGGAGTCCACCACGTTCCCCGCACGATTTCATGGGGTTGATCGTCCCACGGCCTTATTTCCTGAGCCAAGACCTGTTGAGGTCATCGCCATGTTGCCAGACGGGCCTCCCGCTGTGATGTTCTGGCAGGGAATACGGTTCGACATTTCCTATTCGACGGAACCGGAGCGCATCGAATCCGGCTGGTGGGATGGTGAATACGTCTGCAGGGACTACTACCGTGTCGAAACATCTTCAGGCCAATGGCTGTGGGTCTTCCGACACCTTCAGGATCATCTCTGGTTCTGGCATGGGGAGTTCTTTTAA
- a CDS encoding DUF2203 domain-containing protein, translated as MQAPATRSRRFTFASAKKSMPLVQAITKDIVELHRDLLARHSRLQEMKSRHRRANSSAPLAYREEVEQIQYHLAQDEQRLEGYVAELESLGVVVRDRSVGLIDFPTKIDGVDATLSWKIGEPEIAHWYGVGHLADVRSPLSAEQMGEPQTDDKTASPCLSTGPADPTVASAASAASAASGISPSGISLPGKDALSPEPQQNPEGHGRTGAGNTGSGDASV; from the coding sequence GTGCAAGCACCCGCCACACGTTCCCGGCGATTTACATTCGCATCTGCGAAGAAGTCGATGCCGCTGGTGCAGGCCATCACGAAGGACATTGTCGAACTTCATCGAGATCTCCTGGCACGACATAGCCGACTGCAGGAGATGAAGTCGCGGCACCGCAGAGCCAACTCCTCGGCTCCGCTTGCCTATCGGGAAGAAGTCGAGCAGATTCAATATCACCTCGCTCAGGATGAACAACGCCTGGAAGGCTATGTTGCTGAACTGGAATCGCTGGGTGTTGTCGTCCGTGATCGCTCGGTGGGTCTGATTGATTTCCCTACAAAAATTGATGGTGTCGATGCCACACTCTCGTGGAAAATCGGTGAACCCGAAATTGCCCACTGGTATGGTGTCGGCCACCTGGCTGACGTCCGTTCTCCACTCTCAGCGGAACAGATGGGAGAGCCTCAGACTGATGATAAAACCGCCAGTCCCTGTCTTTCTACCGGTCCCGCAGATCCCACAGTCGCATCAGCAGCATCAGCAGCATCAGCAGCATCAGGAATATCGCCATCAGGCATTTCCTTACCAGGTAAGGATGCACTGAGTCCTGAACCTCAGCAAAACCCGGAAGGCCATGGCAGAACGGGTGCCGGCAATACTGGTTCTGGTGATGCCTCTGTTTAG
- a CDS encoding ImuA family protein — protein MGKLNLYDTQKQTIVELQSRIRACERGAFAHSTRSLTTGCDALDTLFPGQGVRQGSLVEWLGDSNASGAGTVSLMTGRRVCPAGRPLVLIDTRHDLFPLSLSLLGFDLSRLILIRPASEREALWACEEALRCEAVGVVWANIEQITSTSFRRLQLAAEDSAGIGFLVRSAKAVHQPSWAEVRFKVHPRPSMCSSPGFQVEVISHHGKPHHSMADIMIDNWKGTLYENRNSANPLPLVPRMDVATTRRRSTGT, from the coding sequence ATGGGGAAACTGAATCTTTACGATACCCAAAAGCAGACAATTGTCGAACTCCAAAGCCGGATTCGGGCTTGCGAGCGAGGAGCCTTCGCCCACTCAACACGTTCTCTCACAACAGGTTGTGATGCCTTAGACACCCTGTTTCCCGGCCAGGGAGTGCGTCAGGGGAGCCTTGTCGAGTGGCTGGGAGACAGTAACGCCAGCGGTGCTGGCACGGTCTCTCTGATGACTGGTCGGCGGGTCTGCCCTGCAGGACGTCCGCTGGTGCTGATCGACACTCGCCACGACCTGTTCCCACTGTCGCTTTCGCTGCTTGGCTTTGATCTCTCCCGGCTGATCCTGATTCGACCAGCTTCCGAGCGGGAGGCTCTCTGGGCGTGTGAAGAGGCGCTACGATGCGAAGCGGTCGGGGTCGTCTGGGCGAATATCGAGCAAATCACCAGCACCAGTTTTCGACGTCTCCAATTGGCGGCGGAAGATTCAGCAGGGATCGGCTTTCTCGTGAGATCCGCGAAAGCCGTGCATCAACCTTCATGGGCAGAAGTCCGGTTCAAGGTTCATCCACGTCCTTCCATGTGTAGCTCACCCGGCTTTCAAGTGGAAGTTATTTCCCATCACGGGAAACCCCATCACTCCATGGCGGACATCATGATCGACAACTGGAAGGGAACGCTTTATGAGAACAGGAACTCAGCGAATCCTCTGCCTCTGGTTCCCCGAATGGACGTTGCAACGACTCGTCGTCGCTCGACCGGAACTTGA
- a CDS encoding NADH-quinone oxidoreductase subunit A yields the protein MTDVAGHLLIFTLCGVVLFVIPLVIGRWIRPDRPSAAKDDIYECGEPTIGSSFIQFDLRFYVVALLFIVFDVELVFFFPWAQVFGSAIHLADTSISADAANHLTSTLFPEIHSPAASDQNSAISTTSLHPSAALALGWMSFVDVIIFFAVLLVGFAYLWKRGDLDWVRPDELKSIANPSHR from the coding sequence ATGACCGACGTTGCTGGCCATTTACTGATCTTCACACTCTGCGGCGTTGTGCTCTTTGTCATCCCGCTGGTCATCGGGAGATGGATTCGACCTGACCGACCTTCTGCTGCCAAAGACGATATCTACGAATGTGGTGAACCAACCATCGGATCGAGCTTTATTCAGTTTGATCTCAGATTTTATGTCGTCGCGCTGCTCTTTATCGTGTTCGACGTAGAACTGGTTTTCTTCTTCCCCTGGGCACAGGTGTTCGGCTCAGCCATTCATCTGGCGGATACTTCAATTTCTGCCGACGCTGCCAATCATCTCACTTCGACACTTTTTCCAGAGATACATTCTCCCGCCGCCTCTGACCAAAATTCTGCAATCTCAACGACCAGCCTGCATCCCAGCGCCGCACTGGCATTAGGCTGGATGTCATTCGTCGATGTCATCATCTTCTTTGCAGTGCTCCTCGTCGGTTTTGCCTACCTCTGGAAACGGGGCGACCTGGATTGGGTGCGGCCTGACGAATTGAAATCCATTGCCAATCCATCCCACAGATAA
- a CDS encoding 5-(carboxyamino)imidazole ribonucleotide synthase, with product MSASPSTSIIQPGSILGVLGSGQLGRMFAIAARRLGYRVHVYSPDDDTPTGQVADLEIQGAYEDLDAVAAFARGVSVVTFEFENVPSATTAAIDKICPVRPGGHVLHTTQHRLREKSFFASRGLPVTPFRAVRSLVDLEQAAVELGLPAVLKTASWGYDGKGQVILRQHSDSPQAWDSLKTDEGILEAFIDYECEASVIVARGLNGEMAIYGPLRNEHQHHILDITTFPSALSEKIEKAAIEVAVQATLALDVVGILCIEFFITRSGDVLINEVAPRPHNSGHVTIDGHVTCQFEQQVRAICGLPLGSSASHGPCAMVNLLGDVWVEAKGTPRWEKALANHSIKLHLYGKEAARIGRKMGHLTTVGTSVAEARQAVITARQNLMTKD from the coding sequence ATGAGTGCATCGCCGTCGACCTCAATCATTCAGCCGGGCTCTATCCTGGGAGTTCTCGGCAGCGGGCAACTCGGACGCATGTTTGCCATTGCTGCTCGTCGGCTGGGTTATCGAGTGCATGTCTACTCTCCCGATGATGACACGCCGACTGGCCAGGTGGCTGATCTGGAGATTCAAGGAGCTTACGAAGATCTCGACGCGGTCGCAGCTTTCGCGCGTGGTGTTTCGGTGGTCACGTTTGAGTTTGAAAATGTTCCATCGGCCACAACGGCCGCGATTGACAAGATCTGTCCGGTCAGACCCGGTGGCCATGTCCTGCACACCACCCAGCATCGCCTGAGGGAGAAATCGTTCTTTGCCTCACGCGGGTTGCCAGTCACGCCTTTTCGAGCCGTTCGTTCTTTAGTGGATCTGGAACAAGCGGCTGTTGAACTGGGGTTACCAGCGGTACTGAAGACGGCATCCTGGGGTTACGATGGCAAAGGTCAGGTGATTCTGCGTCAGCATTCCGACTCGCCCCAAGCCTGGGATTCGCTGAAGACGGACGAAGGGATTCTCGAAGCGTTTATTGATTACGAATGTGAAGCCTCTGTAATCGTTGCCCGTGGACTGAATGGTGAGATGGCCATTTATGGCCCGCTGCGAAACGAGCACCAGCATCACATCCTCGATATCACAACTTTCCCGTCGGCTCTTTCGGAGAAAATCGAAAAGGCCGCGATTGAGGTCGCTGTGCAGGCGACCCTGGCTCTGGATGTCGTTGGCATTCTTTGTATTGAGTTCTTCATCACCAGATCGGGCGATGTGTTAATTAACGAAGTGGCACCCAGGCCGCATAACTCGGGTCATGTAACCATCGATGGGCATGTGACATGCCAGTTTGAACAACAGGTGCGGGCGATTTGTGGTCTCCCCCTGGGGTCGAGTGCATCGCACGGCCCATGTGCCATGGTGAATCTGCTGGGTGATGTCTGGGTTGAGGCGAAGGGAACCCCTCGCTGGGAAAAGGCTCTGGCCAACCACTCCATCAAACTGCATCTCTACGGCAAAGAAGCAGCTCGAATTGGCCGCAAAATGGGGCATCTCACGACGGTAGGTACATCCGTCGCCGAAGCGAGGCAAGCTGTCATTACGGCTCGGCAGAATTTGATGACAAAAGATTGA